The Cryomorphaceae bacterium 1068 region AAAGTTGCTAGAAAACGCATAGATCAATCGTTTAAATGTTCAAACCTGTCGCTAAAAGAGATAAGCCCTAGCATAGGTCTTATTCGTGAAGTTCTCTTCAATTCCATCAAGGCTTAAGCCTTATTCATAAATTTAAAGCCATAATCTTAATCAAACTTAAATGAATAATTTGTTTAATCTAACAATTTGGTGCAAAAGCTAAACTTGGGTTGTAAAACATAATGATGTTTACTTTTAGCACTGCGGAAAACTATTTGATAGTATTTAGCTAACCCAATTGACACGTGCTCAATCTACTTATTTAATACGAATATAAGCTCTTCGGTTAAGCTGGCGTCAATTCCACTATATTCGCATTTCCAACTCCGCAACAAAACTTAATATGAAGCCAATCAGATTTTGGGCTTAAACTCGACTTAGATACTTTTTGGGGTTTAATTACCAAGCGTCAAACTTATTAGATTAGACAATCAGAGTTATGGACCGAATATTTCGATCAGGTCTCTTCTGCTTGAAATGCTCACTGATATTTCTTTTTCCAGCTTTCAAAATTGCTTACTACTTATTTGACTTTTTTAAAAAAAAGAAACTGACCTTTCGTGTCTGATATAGAAAATCAGAATTATTAATTATTTAACGATCATTGAGATTTTAAATTACGGTTCAACCACCTCCATCCAAAACGTCGTCCGATCCAATCCGGTCAAGCTTCCGCCGACGCAGAAATCCATGCCTTTCAGCTCTTTCAAACCCGTCAATTGCGCAGCCATGGCCAATTCTTTCTCCATCACGTAAACAACACCCCGGCGCACGTATTTTCGGTTGATCCAATCCCAAACAGCTTCGAGCTCTTCACTTCTTCCCACCTCGGTCACAAAAACCAATACCTTCGGTCGCTTCCGCTTTCCGCAAAAACGACCCAGCACATCCAAAAAACCTTCAGGATTATCCCGACCATAACGGCCAAAACCATACTCCAAATCAAATTCAGATAAAATGCCACTCGAATAAGCAGATACCCATGTGTCAACGGGCCATTCGCGCAAGCAAACCTGAGCCTTCCCGATACCGAGAAAACGATCCAAACAAACCGGCAAACCATCGCCGATCCATATACCTCGGAACTTACTCCTCTTTTTCGCTATCCCTTCTTCCCTCACCGATCGCATCAAAATGAGTGTAAACATCTGATTCACTTATTCCGGTGTAATGACAAAATTCACTCACGGTGATAAACATATCACGTCCTTTTCCGAAGTACTTGCGCATCTGGGAAATATGTCGATATCCCGTCTTTACACTCTTTCCAAGTAAAATGGCAATGTCACTTGCGTAGATCACCGCCCTGTAGTTTTTGTGTTTCATAAGGATAAGTTTGGTTAATAAAACACTGGCTATGTCGGCCTCAGCTACTACTAGTTAGTGATTTTTTCTAAAAAAGTCAAGCGTTTTAACAATCTCATTAATCTTAACTGTGTGATATATAGAGTGTTTATGCCAGCTGTCAAAAAGTGACACCCATGCACTTCGAAATACTCACCACACAATATGCCCTACGTACTACACACTACGAGCTACGCACTACGCCCTGCGAGCTACGAAATACTACCACCGACTATCGACTACCGACCATCGACTACCACCTCCACCTTCTCGATACATTTTGCCCCTTCGTCGCAAAACACTCGAAGTGACAACGCTTTTCATTCTTAACTGCCCACTGCCCACTGCCCACTGACCACTGACCACTGACTACTGCCCACCGACCACCAACCATCGACTACCGACTTCGCCCTACGAGCTACGAGCTACGCACTACGTCCTACGAGCTACGAAATACTACCACCAACCATCGACCATCGACTACCACCTCCACCTTCTCGATACATTTTGCCCCTTCATCGCAAAACACTCGAAGTGACAACGCTTTTCATTCTTAACAGCCCACTGCCCACTGCCCACTGCCCACTGCCCACTGACCACTGACCTCTGACCACCTTTCTTCCCCTATACCTATCCCTAACCAATCCCTAACCAATCCCATACCTATCCCTATCCAACTCCTATTCATTTCCATTTTCAATCCCGTTTTTTCCCGGGTCATCCCAAAATTTCCCGCGATTCCAAATAATTAGACACCTTTCACGATCATTTCCCAACTTTCCCGCAACTGCTTGTTTAGCATGTGTGTAGCGCCCCATATTTGTCTTGTTGGCAAAGCGCCAACCTTGATTAATGACAATTTAAAACCTAAATATATGGGACGTCAATCAGGAGTGATCAGGATCCGAGGAAAAGTCGGAAACCTGACCTTCACACAATCAGAAGACGGACACGAAGTGCGCCTCAGTACCTCCCTCAACGGAGATAAAATGCGCAAAGACCGCCGTTTCATTAGAACGCGTGAAAATTGGGCCGAATTTGCCCGAGCCGGAAAAGCTGCAAAGCTCATCCGCCAGGCATTCGCCATTCAAACGCGTCAAATTTCAGATCGTCGTGGGTACCCGCGACTCGTAACTCAAACCTTGAAGGTCGTGAAATCCGACCCCGTCAACGGAAGGGGAGAGCGAGTCATAACCCAAGGCGACTTCAATTACCTCTTGGGGTATGAATTCAATCAACGTCAAACCATGTCAGGGGTGCTCAAAGTACCCGTGGATGTCGCAATAGATCCTGCCGCCGGCACCGTCAACATCGACCTCCCCGAAATGCTGCCCGAAGTCGGGGTAGCTGCACCTGAAGGAACAACCCACATCCGCCTCGCCGCGGCTGCCGCTGAACTCGATTGGGAAAACCTCGTGTTCACAAACGATGTCGTCGAATCGACCGACATCCTCTACGGCAACCAAACCGAAGCACCGCAAACCCTCAGCTTAACTCTTCCTGCGGGAAGCACGCATACGCTGGCGGTAGCACTGGGTGTGTGGTTCTACCAAGAGGTAAACGGACAATTGTACATCCTCAATGATGGAGTGAAAAACGCCATGGCCCTCGTGGGCATCGATAACGCATAGGCCATGAGGTTCAACCTTATCCGAATATACGGTAACCAAGGGACAAACGGCTACCTCATCGCTGAAGGCAAACTGGTCTGCAAGACCATCGAACTGCCCTGGCGCATGAACCAACCCAATGTCTCTTGCATTCCCGAAGGACAGTACATCCTGAAGGCGCGTTACAGCCCGCGATTCGGACACTGCGTGGAAGTGGTAAATGTTCCCAACCGATCCCATATCCTCCTTCATCCGGCAAATAATGCTCTGCGAGAACTTCGCGGTTGCATCGCACCGGTGTCAGAGCTTACAGGGCAAGGAACCGGACTTCGCTCCCGCGCAGCTACGCAACGATTCCTTGAGGTGTTCAACCGCCTCAAGGCTAATGGGAATAGTTTAATCTTAAACATTCATACATGAAAAAGAGCGAAAAAATGAATTTGGGCCAAAGGCTTTTTAGCAAAACTCCCAAATTCTTCCGCATAATCCGCAATGTCGGACTGGCTTTAATAGCCGCCGGTGGAGCGGTCCTTACGGCGCCCGTATCCCTACCTGCCTTGGTCTCCACGGCAGCAGGTTACGTGGCGGTAACGGGTGGCGTCCTCACAGCAGTGTCGCAAGCCACTGTAGATGGCGAATAACCATCCCTCACGCTTAATCCAAGCCCCGAGCGCAAGCTCGGGGTTTTTCTTTTTATTGTTCTTTTTGACCCTTTAAAGACGCTTAGAGTTAAATCATCTAAAGTCCATAAGCCCAGCCGCCACGGATCGGACGTCGTGCAGCAATACCGGTAAAAAGGGTACCACCATCAGCTGTAATCGACCAACGAAATAATCCTCTTCAAAAAGAGTTGCCCCGAAAAGTGCGCGTGTCCGTTTTTAGCCGGGGTTTTGCGCTACTCGCTTTGCCCAATATGATAAGATTTGATCACGCAAAAATTGCCTTTCGACGTCCTTGATTTTTACTCCACTTTTTATCAAGAAAAAGGGGAAGAGATTAGCTATGTCACGATTTTCACGAAAAGTAAAAAATCATCCCACAGCTAAAACAGTAGTGAATCTATATCTTCCTTTGGAGAATTGAATAAAACGTTCTCACACGGCGTAGCAAGTAGCTCAGGTGGCTTCATTGTA contains the following coding sequences:
- a CDS encoding DUF5675 family protein, with the translated sequence MRFNLIRIYGNQGTNGYLIAEGKLVCKTIELPWRMNQPNVSCIPEGQYILKARYSPRFGHCVEVVNVPNRSHILLHPANNALRELRGCIAPVSELTGQGTGLRSRAATQRFLEVFNRLKANGNSLILNIHT